The genome window AGATTCAATTTGAATGCAAATTTCGTTTCATTAAAACCTCTGGAGTCAATATGAAAACTACCCGTCGCCAATTTATGATTTTGTCCGCTGCTGGTGCTTGCACCTTGGCTTTGAACAGCAATTCTCAAGCTCAAGCAATGGTTGCTGAAACTGATCCACAAGCTGCTGCTTTGGGTTACAAGGCTGACGCTTCTAAAGTAGATAAAGCAAAGTACGCTAAGTATGCTGCTGGTCAAGAGTGCGATAACTGTGCTTTGTTCCAAGGTAAAGTTGGCGCGGCTGCTGGCGGTTGCTCACTGTTTGCTGGCAAGCAAGTTGCTGGCAAAGGCTGGTGCTCTGCTTACGCTAAAAAGGCTTAATGCTACATTTGCTTCTGTATTAACTAAAAAAGCTGCTTCGGCAGCTTTTTTGTTGGATACATGGATTACTTCAACTGCATGCGGGATTATGATCGGTCAGCTATAGCAAAAGAAAAGCATGAGACACAAATACAAAAATCTACTTAAGCGTTACTCCTTTTATTTGGGTGGGGATCAGCCTCATGTTGCTTGGGTGGAACGAATTCGCTCTGTTTTTGGGGCTCTTATTGGTCTGATGTTAGTACTCACTATCGCTAAGTACCTTGGTGAGCTTGGTGGTCTCGATGAATGGCTCATGGCCTCCCTTGGGGCGAGTGCACTTCTCGTTTTTGCGCTGCCACAGAGCCCAATGGCTCAGCCTTGGGCAGTTATTGCGGGCAATACATTGTCTGCTTTGGTTGGAATCTCCATCATTCATCTGGTGAATGAGCCCCTCTTGGCTATGCCTTTGGCTGCCAGTCTATCTATTTTGGGAATGTTTATATTGCGCTGCCTCCATCCACCGGCAGCAGCAGTGGCCATGATCGTGGTGTTGGGGCATGTCATGCATTACCGCTACGCATTTTTCCCGGTCATGGTGGATTCGATGCTATTGGTCTTGGCTGGGGCGGTTTACAGTAATTTGACTGGTAAACGCTACCCCAACAGACCAAATTAATCCTTTAAAAACAATACTTTGTAATTATTTTTGCTTGGTAGCGGCAATAGAGGCAATACAGTCTTTAATGCCGTAGTTGTGATACTTGCCTGCATTTTCCTTTTTCAGGGATTGGGCGCACTCGATCACAGAGTTGCGAACATTGATTTTTGGGGTGTTCCCAGCTGACATGTTGACTCCAATAGTTTTAGTTATAGATCCAGCATCCATATGAACACTTTGATATCCATGCTGGGTTACAAGGGGTGATTGATAGCCATCACCCTCCTAGTTTAATTCTAATAAATTCTTGAAATCTGTGTAAAGCCCAATAAAGCCAAAGTGAGTAGATAAAACCTTTAAAATCGCCACATACTTATAAAAATCATAGAAAAACATAAAGGTTTTATCCGCCTCAACATGACCAGCACCAGATCCACCATTTCGGTTATTCCTGTCATTCTGTGTGGCGGCTCTGGAACGCGTCTTTGGCCTTTATCTCGCTCAGGCTTCCCAAAGCAGTTTTTAGTGCTTTCAGGCGATGACTCCAAGCAGAGTTTGTTTCAGCAGGCCATTCAAAGAATTAATGCCATTGGCGAACAGCATCAGGGCGGAGTCAAAGAAACCGCTATTGAATTAGGTTCCACGCTGATCGTGACCAATGAAGAACATCGCTTTTTGGCGCTAGACCAATTGCGAGAGTTAAAAGACATTCATGCGATTTTGTTGTTAGAGCCGGTGGGGCGCAATACGGCACCTGCTTTAACTTTGGCGGCGTTTCAGGCGAAAGATGCTGGTGAGATTGATCCTATTTTGGTGATTACTCCGGCTGATCAAACCATTCAAAATCAAGCGGCTTTTATAAAGGCGTTGCAAGATTGCGTTGCCGTTGTGAATGCCGATGACAGTAAAAAAACCATTGCCATCTTAGGTATTACGCCAATAGCACCAGAAACAGGTTATGGCTATATCATGCGCAATACGAAACAAGGTAGCATTGGTGAATACGCTGTAGAGCGCTTTGTAGAAAAGCCAGATGTTCAAACAGCTCAAGCGTATTTAGCGGATGGAAGCTATCTGTGGAATAGCGGCATGTTTGTCATGCGAGCGAGTACCTGGCTATCTGCTTTAAAAGAGTTTCGTCCGGATATCTTTGGCGCCACAGAAACTGCTTGGGTTGCTAGAAGTTCAGATGAAGCTGGAGAGACTGAATTTATCCGACCCGATAAAGAAATCTTCCAAACTATTCCTAGTGAATCCATTGACTACGCAGTCATTGAAAAGTGCCCCGAG of Polynucleobacter sp. AP-Nino-20-G2 contains these proteins:
- a CDS encoding high-potential iron-sulfur protein, which gives rise to MKTTRRQFMILSAAGACTLALNSNSQAQAMVAETDPQAAALGYKADASKVDKAKYAKYAAGQECDNCALFQGKVGAAAGGCSLFAGKQVAGKGWCSAYAKKA
- a CDS encoding HPP family protein; this translates as MRHKYKNLLKRYSFYLGGDQPHVAWVERIRSVFGALIGLMLVLTIAKYLGELGGLDEWLMASLGASALLVFALPQSPMAQPWAVIAGNTLSALVGISIIHLVNEPLLAMPLAASLSILGMFILRCLHPPAAAVAMIVVLGHVMHYRYAFFPVMVDSMLLVLAGAVYSNLTGKRYPNRPN
- a CDS encoding mannose-1-phosphate guanylyltransferase/mannose-6-phosphate isomerase, whose amino-acid sequence is MTSTRSTISVIPVILCGGSGTRLWPLSRSGFPKQFLVLSGDDSKQSLFQQAIQRINAIGEQHQGGVKETAIELGSTLIVTNEEHRFLALDQLRELKDIHAILLLEPVGRNTAPALTLAAFQAKDAGEIDPILVITPADQTIQNQAAFIKALQDCVAVVNADDSKKTIAILGITPIAPETGYGYIMRNTKQGSIGEYAVERFVEKPDVQTAQAYLADGSYLWNSGMFVMRASTWLSALKEFRPDIFGATETAWVARSSDEAGETEFIRPDKEIFQTIPSESIDYAVIEKCPESNKFNVKMVELNAGWNDLGAWDAVWQVGKQDENGNVTSGDAIASNSRNSLIHSSSRLVSAVGVDNLIIVETADAVLVADRKNSQDVKHIVNQLESQKREEKNLHRKVARPWGWYDSVDEGERFKVKRIQVKPGASLSLQMHHHRAEHWVVVKGTAEITNGDQVIMLSENQSTYIPQGQTHRLANPGNTPLEIIEVQSGSYLGEDDIVRFEDTYGRS